Proteins encoded together in one Pseudomonadota bacterium window:
- the cofC gene encoding 2-phospho-L-lactate guanylyltransferase, with product MRVAAVPVKPMRDAKSRLDVDDRGEIAIRMLDHVLEALVTSQCFDRIAVVSPDPAVLARAERAGLVAVEQRSIGLNPACEEAAAWARTCGADLLLLAHADLPHLRPYDVRQMVESTEAVWKKPSSALRRARAQGLVALAPDRHGTGTNVLIASPPDVMRFAFGVDSRMRHREAARREGVALIEFVSAGTAFDVDTSADMAETPPTLEAPLLECTA from the coding sequence ATGAGGGTCGCGGCCGTACCGGTGAAACCCATGCGGGACGCGAAGAGCCGTCTCGACGTCGATGATCGCGGCGAGATCGCCATCCGCATGCTCGACCACGTGCTCGAAGCACTGGTCACCTCACAGTGCTTCGACCGCATCGCGGTGGTATCACCCGACCCCGCCGTGCTCGCGCGGGCGGAACGCGCCGGTCTGGTCGCTGTCGAGCAGCGTTCGATCGGCCTCAACCCCGCCTGTGAGGAAGCCGCCGCCTGGGCACGGACCTGTGGGGCCGACCTGCTGCTGCTCGCCCACGCAGACCTCCCCCATCTGCGCCCCTACGACGTGCGCCAGATGGTCGAGAGCACGGAAGCGGTCTGGAAGAAACCGTCATCCGCCCTTCGCCGCGCGCGCGCGCAGGGTTTGGTGGCCCTGGCACCGGACCGACACGGCACGGGCACGAACGTGCTCATCGCCTCCCCGCCCGACGTGATGCGCTTCGCCTTCGGAGTCGACAGCCGGATGCGCCATCGCGAGGCCGCTCGGCGGGAAGGCGTTGCGCTGATCGAGTTCGTGTCGGCGGGAACCGCGTTTGACGTCGATACCTCTGCCGACATGGCCGAGACCCCCCCTACACTCGAAGCGCCGCTGCTGGAGTGCACCGCATGA